A stretch of DNA from Mycolicibacterium celeriflavum:
TACTGAGCCGAGGAATCGGTTGTCAAACCGAATCAGACGATCGAAATCGCCGTACTCAAAAGACATCTTCGGCCTCCTCACCTGGTTTCGCTGATCCCCTATAAGCGCCCCACCGGAACGTGGGACCCATTCAATTCGAACAAGTGATCGAATCTCGGTCTGCGGCACCGAAACCGGATGGCCTACCGGGAAATGACACTGGTGTGATTACACACGCGTGAGCAGTCCTGGTCAAGCGTTAGAACAGGAATTCATACCATTCCGTGATCGAAATGCGGCGAGTCGTGACCTCGGCGTGTCTGTCACATTCCGCGAATCTCCCCGGCCCCCCAAGGATTGAGGCACTCCTGGACGAACCGAATTCGCTTGGACGGCCTACGCTCGGTCGATGTGAAGGTCACGGTACTCGTCGGCGGCGTCGGTGGCGCCCGCTTCCTGCTCGGTGTGCAGCACTTGCTGGGTCTCGGGCAATTCGCTGACACGAAAGTTGCTGCTGTGACTGATGATTCTACTGAGCATCAATTGTCTGCTGTGGTCAACGTCGGGGACGACGCGTGGATGTTCGGGGTGCGCATCTGCCCCGACCTCGACACGTGCATGTACACCCTCGGAGGTGGCATCGACCCGGAGCGCGGTTGGGGACATCGCAACGAAACCTGGCATGCCAAGGAGGAACTCGCGGCCTACGGGGTGCAACCGGACTGGTTCGGGCTCGGCGACCGGGATTTGGCGACTCACCTCGTGCGCAGTCAGATGCTGCGCGCCGGTTACCCGCTGTCGCAGGTGACCGAGGCGCTGTGCACCCGGTGGTCGCCGGGCGCGACGCTGCTGCCCGCCAGTGACGACCGCAGCGAAACCCACGTCGTCATCACCGATCCCGGACCCGGCGACCACGCCGGTGAAAAACGCGCCATCCACTTCCAGGAGTGGTGGGTGCGGTACCGCGCGAAGGTGCCCACTCACAGCTTCGCTTTCGTCGGCGCCGAAAAGGCCACGGCGGGGCCCGGCGTCGCCGAGGCGATCGAATCCGCCGATGTCGTCCTCGTCGCGCCGTCCAACCCGGTGGTGAGCGTCGGCGCGATCCTGGCCGTTCCGGGGATCCGCGGCGCGCTGCGGTCGACGCCGGCACCGGTGATCGGCTACTCCCCCATCATCGGCGGAAAGCCGTTGCGCGGTATGGCGGATGAATGCCTGTCGGTGATCGGCGTGGAAAGCACGTCGGAGGCCGTCGGCCGGCACTACGGCGCGCGCTCGGGCGTCGGGATCCTCGACGGCTGGCTGGTGCACGAGGACGACCACGCCGACGTAGCCGGTGTCGAGGTCCGCTCGGTGCCGCTGCTGATGTCCAACCCCGCGGCAACCAGCGAAATGGTGCGCGCCGGACTGGATTTGGCCGGCGTGAAGCCATGACCGAGCATGGAACGGCCGCCGCCGTCGAACTGCTCCCGGTGCCCGGGTTGCCGGAGTTCCGGCCCGGCGACGACCTTGCCGCGGCGATCGCGGAGTCTGCGCCGTGGCTGCGCGACGACGACGTGGTGGTGGTGACCAGCAAGGTGCTGTCGAAGTGCGAGGGGCGCATCGTCGACGCCCCCGCCGATCCGCAAGAGCGCGATGCCCTGCGGCGCAAGCTCATCGACTCCGAGGCGGTTCGCGTACTGGCCCGCAAGGGCCGCACACTGATCACCGAGAACGCGATCGGTTTGGTTCAGGCCGCCGCCGGAGTCGACGGATCCAACGTCGACTCCGCCGAACTCGCGCTGCTGCCGATCGACCCCGACGCCAGCGCGGCCGCGCTGCGCACCGCCCTGCGGGAGCGCCTCGGCGTGAGCGTCGGCGTCGTCGTCACCGACACCATGGGCCGCGCGTGGCGCAACGGGCAGATCGACGTGGCCATCGGGGCGGCCGGTCTGACCGTGCTGCACGGGTATGAGGGGTCGCTCGACCGGCACGGCAACGAATTGATTGTCACCGAGATCGCGGTCGCCGACGAAATCGCCGCGGCCGCCGATCTGGTGAAGGGCAAGCTGACCGACATCCCGGTCGCGGTGCTGCGGGGCCTGCAACTGGCAGACGACGGTTCGACGGCGCACAAGCTGGTCCGGGCCGGCGAGGAGGACTTGTTCTGGCTGGGCACCGAGGAAGCCATCGCGCTGGGCAGGAGTCAGGCGCAGCTGCTGCGCCGGTCGGTGCGCCGGTTCTCCGCGCAGCCCGTAGCGCCCGAGCTGGTGGAAACCGCTGTCGCCGAGGCGCTCACCGCGCCCGCACCGCATCACACCCGACCGGTGCGCTTCGTGTGGTTGCAGGATCGGGGCAGACGGTCGGCGCTGCTCGATCGGATGAAGGACAAGTGGCGCGCCGATCTGTCCGCCGACGGCCGGCCCGCCGAGGCCGTCGAACGTCGCGTCGAGCGTGGCCGAATACTCTATGACGCACCGGAAGTCGTCATCCCGTTCATGGTGCCCGACGGTGCGCACAGCTATCCCGACGCCGACCGCACCGCCGCCGAACACACGATGTTCACCGTCGCGGTCGGCGCGGCGGTGCAGGCGCTGCTGGTGGCGCTGGCCGTGCGCGGCGTCGGCAGCTGCTGGATCGGTTCGACGATCTTCGCCCCGCAAGTGGTCCGCGACGAGCTGGGGCTGCCCGATGACTGGGAACCGTTGGGCGCAATCGCGATCGGCTACGCCGACGCGGGGGCGCCGTCGGGCCCGCGGCCGCCGGTACCGA
This window harbors:
- a CDS encoding coenzyme F420-0:L-glutamate ligase — translated: MTEHGTAAAVELLPVPGLPEFRPGDDLAAAIAESAPWLRDDDVVVVTSKVLSKCEGRIVDAPADPQERDALRRKLIDSEAVRVLARKGRTLITENAIGLVQAAAGVDGSNVDSAELALLPIDPDASAAALRTALRERLGVSVGVVVTDTMGRAWRNGQIDVAIGAAGLTVLHGYEGSLDRHGNELIVTEIAVADEIAAAADLVKGKLTDIPVAVLRGLQLADDGSTAHKLVRAGEEDLFWLGTEEAIALGRSQAQLLRRSVRRFSAQPVAPELVETAVAEALTAPAPHHTRPVRFVWLQDRGRRSALLDRMKDKWRADLSADGRPAEAVERRVERGRILYDAPEVVIPFMVPDGAHSYPDADRTAAEHTMFTVAVGAAVQALLVALAVRGVGSCWIGSTIFAPQVVRDELGLPDDWEPLGAIAIGYADAGAPSGPRPPVPTDGLLVRK
- the cofD gene encoding 2-phospho-L-lactate transferase; this translates as MKVTVLVGGVGGARFLLGVQHLLGLGQFADTKVAAVTDDSTEHQLSAVVNVGDDAWMFGVRICPDLDTCMYTLGGGIDPERGWGHRNETWHAKEELAAYGVQPDWFGLGDRDLATHLVRSQMLRAGYPLSQVTEALCTRWSPGATLLPASDDRSETHVVITDPGPGDHAGEKRAIHFQEWWVRYRAKVPTHSFAFVGAEKATAGPGVAEAIESADVVLVAPSNPVVSVGAILAVPGIRGALRSTPAPVIGYSPIIGGKPLRGMADECLSVIGVESTSEAVGRHYGARSGVGILDGWLVHEDDHADVAGVEVRSVPLLMSNPAATSEMVRAGLDLAGVKP